In the genome of Stomoxys calcitrans chromosome 4, idStoCalc2.1, whole genome shotgun sequence, the window GGCCACTGCCAGCAGATTCGCCAGCGCTGCGGCCTCCTCCGCCACCACTGTTACCGCCACGGCGTCTGCTTCCTTCTCTGCGTGAACGTCCAGAGGACATTTCTACACGTATGCGGGTACCACAGCAACGACTATTTAAACAATTTATgtaatgtggtattaaaaagcAAGAGACGAAGGAAAATTGGCTATACTTACGTTCCATCTAGGGCTCGGGTTGCGTCTTCGGCATCACGTCTGTCTTCGAATTCAACAAAAGCAAAACCAGGAGGGTTGCGTGCAACCCAGACATTACGCAGTGGGCCGTATTTGCTAAATGCGTTTTCAATTTCATATTTTGACGCTGATGATCCCAAATTGCCCACATAGACTTTGCAGGCCAAATCCCATTCACGATAGCGTggcatatttgtttgtttttagccTAGGTTTgtgaactaaaaaaaaatatattaattttattagaTATAATACTgcgtaataaaataaatatctcATCATAAATtgacaacagaaaaaaaaactcaagtcAAGAAAACTTTCTTTCTCACATCATACAACACACACACTTGTATTTTCTACAAGATGGCGACCATCAAAAGTAGGTATACCTAAATTTTCttttgcataattttatcaaacCCCCCAAGCAACTGTTTTTCTATTAGTacataattttaatataaagttAATGGTTTACCTGTCTTAGAATATAATCGATTCTTTAAAATCTTTAGTTTTgtacaaatttataaattttttgtacaaattttttacttttaatcAAGTTTTGACAGAACtcacttttttcctttttatttaattatttgtcTGCTTAAACTTCTATGAAATTACTTTTTGCTTTAACTTTTTCACTAGTTGGTTGGTTAATAACAGAACGGCATTTATTTCTTGCGAcactttgtcaaaaatttgaagAGTTACGAGCTGATGATGGTTCACGAATAAAGCGTTTTGTCGTTGAAGAGCCGAAAAAATACTGAGAAACTGTGATCTCGTTCTCTTTCTATTGTTGTCTCTGTTTTACGAAAGTGGCATTCAGGGTTCACTAAGAAGGATGCAAgcgaaaaaaattgattttagttCGTATGTCACATTTTAAACCTAGGCAAATGTATATAAGGTAAACCACAAGCCCAAAACAGTGAAATTAACTATACAACCAATACAATATACAACCAATTTCAGAGTTGTACCCaactctgttgttgttgttgttgtaaatacaAGAATAGTGAAAATaatctgaaaatgttttcattagGTACTAAGTTCTGCACTGAGTGGAAATTTGACATTTACTGGAAGCGTGGACAAAACGTCTTTTAACTTGGGCCAACATGATTAAAAAGGAACTATCATtgtcttttaaataaataaaaccccgtttacactgcttgtctttaaaaaaataaataaaaccccgttcacactgctcattaaatccggatttaaggctctcgtcagctggttttataaagggaaaacagatgattgaGCCATTAATTACCGATTTAAAGAGctgtgtaaacggggtttaagacTAGGTAGATTTAAGAAGGTAACGTCATAAGCGCAcctgataaaattttcaaatttcagagttatatccaaatacattCTTATGTCAAATggtttgtttagattttaaagttttttcagCATCTTGcttattttttcacatttttattgttttaatttataatttaatcaCAAATCTCTTAATCTTTTGGCTGGTGCACATgacaatgcaaataaaaactaaaaagtcaaTTTGACAGTGTACATAAGTTTGACAGAAGAGTGGGAATTTCAACCTGCCTTCCCACAAGGTTGTatcgttgatttcgttgttATTGGGCTTATGACTTTACGTTCTTAAATCTACCTAGCAATAAGGTAGGtaaagttttgtgaaaactCTCCCCAATGAACAAtctaacttaaaaaaataatcatgaaaaaatttcgctaaaagcgaATACAGTACCACCTTTTACTGTTTAGCTCACTGCGGAAAAATTAacggtggtctcatttgtataaCAACCACAAATTATATGGTGtcatccgccatcttgtcatcaagctgatcggcgCTTTGCCAACACACTCAATCaaacttgtgtgtgtgtgggtataTGTGTGCGTACATAAGCAGAGAATatacgagaaagaagataacaacaa includes:
- the LOC106089883 gene encoding RNA-binding protein 1 isoform X2; this translates as MPRYREWDLACKVYVGNLGSSASKYEIENAFSKYGPLRNVWVARNPPGFAFVEFEDRRDAEDATRALDGTRCCGTRIRVEMSSGRSRREGSRRRGGNSGGGGGRSAGESAGSGRGAVAGGSARYRSRSPRRTRSRSRSFSRDRRSRSDSRERH